A portion of the Segatella copri DSM 18205 genome contains these proteins:
- the hflX gene encoding GTPase HflX codes for MKEFVISEVKAETAVLVGLITKTQDEAKTKEYLDELEFLADTAGAVTVKRFTQKVVSPNQTTYVGKGKLEEIKQYIKDEEEEDREVGMVIFDDELSAKQIRNIEQELQVKILDRTSLILDIFAMRAQTAAAKTQVELAQYRYMLPRLQRLWTHLERQGGGSGSGGGKGSVGLRGPGETQLEMDRRIILGRMSLLKERLAEIDKQKTTQRKNRGRMVRVALVGYTNVGKSTIMNLLSKSEVFAENKLFATLDTTVRKVVVDNLPFLLADTVGFIRKLPTDLVDSFKSTLDETREADLLLHVVDISHPDFEEQIQVVENTLKELDCADKPSMIIFNKIDNYSWVEKEEDDLTPMEKENIPLEDLKKTWMAKLNEDCLFISAKNKENIDEFREILYKKVRELHVQKYPYNDFLYQDYE; via the coding sequence ATGAAAGAATTTGTAATATCAGAAGTCAAGGCGGAAACCGCTGTGCTGGTGGGTCTTATTACCAAGACACAGGACGAAGCCAAGACCAAGGAATATCTCGACGAGTTGGAATTTCTTGCAGATACCGCAGGCGCCGTCACCGTGAAGCGATTCACGCAGAAGGTGGTGTCGCCTAACCAGACCACCTACGTGGGAAAGGGTAAGCTGGAGGAAATCAAGCAATACATCAAGGACGAGGAAGAGGAAGATAGAGAAGTAGGTATGGTCATCTTTGATGATGAGCTTTCTGCCAAACAGATCCGTAACATCGAACAGGAACTGCAGGTGAAGATTCTGGACCGCACCTCACTCATCCTCGATATCTTCGCCATGCGTGCGCAAACCGCTGCGGCTAAAACCCAGGTAGAGTTGGCGCAATACCGCTATATGCTCCCTCGTCTGCAAAGACTCTGGACTCACCTGGAACGACAGGGTGGCGGTTCAGGATCTGGTGGCGGTAAGGGATCTGTTGGTCTGCGTGGACCGGGTGAGACCCAGCTCGAGATGGACCGCCGTATCATCCTCGGCAGAATGAGTCTCCTCAAAGAGCGACTGGCAGAAATCGACAAGCAGAAGACTACACAGCGAAAAAACAGAGGCAGAATGGTGCGCGTGGCACTGGTGGGCTATACCAACGTAGGTAAATCTACCATCATGAATCTACTCAGCAAGAGCGAGGTGTTTGCAGAGAACAAACTCTTTGCCACCCTCGACACCACCGTACGCAAGGTGGTTGTAGACAACCTGCCGTTCCTCCTTGCCGATACCGTAGGATTCATCCGCAAATTGCCAACCGACCTGGTCGACTCATTCAAGAGTACCCTTGACGAGACACGCGAGGCCGACCTCCTTCTGCACGTAGTAGACATCTCACATCCCGACTTCGAAGAGCAGATCCAGGTAGTAGAGAATACGCTCAAGGAACTGGATTGCGCCGATAAGCCATCGATGATTATCTTCAACAAGATAGACAACTACTCATGGGTAGAAAAAGAGGAAGACGACCTCACACCGATGGAGAAAGAGAACATCCCGCTGGAAGACCTGAAGAAGACCTGGATGGCAAAACTCAATGAGGACTGCCTCTTCATCTCGGCAAAGAACAAGGAGAACATCGACGAATTCCGCGAGATACTCTACAAGAAAGTAAGAGAGTTGCACGTACAGAAGTATCCATACAACGACTTCCTGTACCAGGATTATGAGTAA
- the glmM gene encoding phosphoglucosamine mutase: MTLIKSISGIRGTIGGPAGDTLNPLDIVKFTSAYATFIRRSGASESNTIVVGRDARISGEMVKNVVCGTLMGMGYDVLNIGLATTPTTELAVTMSGAAGGIIITASHNPRQWNALKLLNEKGEFLTAANGNEVLGIAEKEDFDYADVDHLGKYTEDNTFNKRHIDSVLALKLVDVEAIKNAHFKVCVDSINSVGGVILPELLDALGVAYTFLNGEPTGDFAHNPEPLEKNLGGIMDELKKGGYDMGIVVDPDVDRLAFICEDGKMFGEEYTLVSVADYVLSKTPGNTVSNLSSTRALRDVTEKHGGKYTAAAVGEVNVTTKMKDVHAVIGGEGNGGVIYPESHYGRDALVGIALFLSSLAHKGCKVSELRASFPNYFIAKNRIDLTLSTDVDAILVKVKEMYGKEKDVTVTDIDGVKLDFPDKWVHLRKSNTEPIIRVYSEASTMEQADELGKKLMQVVYDMQ; encoded by the coding sequence ATGACACTGATTAAGTCAATTTCTGGTATCCGCGGTACTATCGGCGGTCCAGCGGGCGATACTTTGAATCCGCTCGATATCGTAAAGTTCACTTCAGCATACGCTACCTTCATTCGCCGTAGCGGTGCTTCTGAGAGTAATACCATCGTTGTAGGCCGTGATGCGCGCATCTCTGGCGAGATGGTAAAGAATGTGGTTTGTGGAACCCTCATGGGTATGGGCTACGATGTGCTGAACATCGGTCTGGCTACTACTCCTACCACTGAACTTGCTGTTACCATGAGTGGTGCCGCCGGCGGTATCATCATCACAGCTTCTCACAACCCACGCCAGTGGAATGCCCTCAAGCTCCTCAACGAGAAGGGTGAGTTCCTCACAGCAGCTAATGGTAACGAGGTGCTGGGTATCGCAGAGAAGGAAGACTTCGACTATGCGGATGTGGATCATCTCGGAAAATATACTGAAGACAATACCTTCAACAAGCGCCATATCGACTCCGTACTTGCTTTGAAGCTCGTAGATGTAGAAGCAATCAAGAATGCCCACTTCAAGGTTTGTGTAGATTCCATCAACTCAGTTGGTGGCGTTATACTTCCAGAGTTGCTGGATGCGCTCGGTGTAGCATATACTTTCCTCAATGGTGAGCCTACAGGCGACTTCGCTCATAATCCGGAGCCATTGGAGAAGAACCTCGGTGGTATCATGGATGAGTTGAAGAAGGGTGGCTACGATATGGGTATCGTTGTAGACCCTGATGTTGACCGTCTGGCTTTCATCTGCGAAGATGGCAAGATGTTTGGCGAAGAGTATACCTTGGTAAGTGTGGCAGATTACGTGTTGAGCAAGACTCCAGGCAATACCGTCAGCAACCTTTCATCTACCCGTGCCCTCCGTGATGTTACAGAGAAGCATGGTGGCAAGTACACCGCAGCTGCTGTAGGCGAGGTGAATGTAACTACCAAGATGAAGGATGTTCACGCTGTTATCGGTGGTGAAGGCAATGGTGGAGTTATCTATCCAGAGAGCCATTACGGTCGTGATGCCCTCGTTGGTATCGCCCTCTTCCTGAGCAGTCTGGCTCACAAGGGCTGCAAGGTGAGCGAGCTCCGTGCCAGCTTCCCTAACTATTTCATCGCCAAGAACCGCATCGACCTGACTCTATCTACCGATGTAGATGCTATCCTCGTGAAGGTTAAGGAGATGTATGGTAAGGAGAAGGATGTCACCGTAACAGATATCGATGGCGTCAAGCTCGATTTCCCTGACAAGTGGGTTCACCTCCGCAAGAGTAATACCGAGCCTATCATCCGCGTATATAGCGAGGCCTCTACCATGGAGCAGGCTGATGAACTGGGCAAGAAACTCATGCAGGTGGTTTACGATATGCAGTAA
- a CDS encoding glycoside hydrolase family 97 protein, whose product MKQKVCIASILLLGTVCAKANNYKVSSPDGRLAVKVECVDGKAFYSVELNGKQMLKPSALGLVANYGDFSQHLTMGAMKGTEKHLSYDMTRIKKSHIEKDVYEATIGFLNAKKDSMTLHLHVSNNDVAYKYEMIRPKKNNPKSVIIYNEVSGFNFPEQTTTFLCPQIGPMTGWERTKPSYEEEYTPNAPMTKKSQFGVGYTFPCLFKVGNDGWALVSETGVSSAYPASRLSDYDAAKGYTVAFPQKGENNGIGSEYAGIPLPGETPWRTITVGTTLAPIVETTIPYDVVEPLYEPTQQYKPSRYTWSWLIWQDESINYDDQVKMIDVAAAQGYEAILVDNWWDQRIGRDKIEKLAQYAKSKQVSLMLWYNSNGFENDAPQTPRQIMNNSIARKKEMAWMKKIGIVGIKVDFFGGDKQETMKLYEDILSDANDYGLEVIFHGCTMPRGWERMYPNYVSSEAALASENVYFTDYHAKKEAFEMTMHPFSRNAVASFDWGGVMMNKYLSRDNKSRHQRYTSDVFEMATAITNQSSVNCVCLYPNNLQDVPQWELDWLKGLPTAWDDVKFIAGYPTKYAVVARKASQENGSGAAINNGKWIVGGLNATDKPLTLTLNLPMFAGKTVEYLTDQPKKQGEKFYTSVKKTLKVGKNGKAKVVIQPNGGIIIN is encoded by the coding sequence ATGAAGCAAAAAGTTTGTATTGCTAGTATTTTGTTGCTCGGCACGGTTTGTGCGAAAGCCAACAATTATAAAGTAAGTTCACCTGACGGCAGATTGGCGGTCAAGGTGGAATGTGTAGACGGAAAGGCTTTCTATTCGGTAGAGCTGAATGGCAAGCAGATGCTTAAACCTTCTGCCTTGGGACTGGTAGCCAACTATGGCGACTTCTCCCAGCATCTTACCATGGGTGCGATGAAAGGAACAGAGAAGCATCTTTCTTACGACATGACCCGTATCAAGAAAAGCCACATCGAAAAGGATGTTTATGAGGCTACCATCGGATTCCTCAATGCCAAGAAGGATTCCATGACCTTGCATCTCCATGTAAGCAACAACGATGTTGCCTACAAATATGAGATGATCCGTCCGAAGAAGAATAACCCTAAGTCGGTGATTATATATAATGAGGTGAGCGGTTTCAATTTCCCTGAGCAGACCACCACTTTCCTCTGCCCTCAAATCGGTCCGATGACTGGTTGGGAACGAACCAAACCATCTTACGAAGAAGAATATACTCCGAATGCTCCGATGACAAAGAAGTCGCAGTTTGGTGTGGGCTATACCTTCCCTTGTCTCTTCAAGGTGGGTAATGACGGTTGGGCATTGGTCAGCGAAACAGGAGTATCGAGTGCATATCCAGCCAGCAGACTTTCTGATTATGATGCAGCGAAGGGATATACGGTAGCTTTCCCTCAGAAAGGTGAAAACAACGGAATCGGTTCAGAATATGCCGGTATACCTTTGCCGGGCGAAACACCATGGCGTACCATCACCGTTGGCACCACATTGGCTCCTATAGTAGAAACTACCATCCCTTACGATGTGGTAGAACCTCTGTATGAGCCAACTCAGCAGTATAAGCCTTCACGCTATACCTGGAGCTGGCTGATCTGGCAGGATGAGAGTATCAACTATGATGACCAGGTTAAGATGATAGATGTTGCTGCGGCTCAGGGCTATGAGGCTATCCTCGTAGACAACTGGTGGGACCAGCGCATCGGTCGTGACAAGATTGAGAAATTGGCTCAGTATGCCAAGAGCAAGCAGGTTAGTCTGATGCTCTGGTATAATTCGAATGGTTTCGAGAATGATGCTCCACAGACTCCACGTCAGATTATGAACAATTCCATCGCCCGCAAGAAGGAGATGGCTTGGATGAAGAAGATAGGTATTGTGGGAATCAAAGTTGATTTCTTCGGTGGTGACAAGCAGGAGACGATGAAACTCTACGAAGATATTCTGAGCGATGCCAACGATTATGGTCTGGAGGTGATCTTCCACGGTTGTACCATGCCTAGAGGTTGGGAGCGCATGTATCCTAACTATGTTTCCAGCGAGGCAGCATTGGCTTCTGAGAATGTATATTTCACCGATTATCATGCCAAAAAGGAGGCTTTCGAGATGACGATGCATCCGTTCTCAAGAAATGCTGTAGCCAGCTTCGACTGGGGTGGCGTGATGATGAACAAATATCTTTCAAGAGATAACAAGAGCCGCCATCAGCGCTATACAAGTGATGTCTTCGAGATGGCAACCGCTATCACCAATCAGAGCAGCGTAAACTGTGTTTGTCTCTATCCTAACAATCTTCAGGATGTTCCTCAATGGGAATTGGACTGGTTGAAGGGCTTGCCTACAGCATGGGACGATGTGAAGTTTATCGCAGGATATCCTACGAAGTATGCGGTTGTAGCCCGTAAGGCGTCTCAAGAGAACGGCTCTGGTGCAGCAATCAATAACGGAAAATGGATTGTCGGTGGTTTGAATGCTACAGACAAGCCGCTCACCCTGACCCTCAATCTGCCTATGTTCGCTGGCAAGACTGTGGAATATCTTACCGACCAGCCAAAGAAAC
- a CDS encoding PqqD family protein, whose amino-acid sequence MKIKKDFKLREICGEYVVTAEGMQAVDFTKLISLNETAAFLWKTAEKQGEFTAASLAQALCDEYDVVMAQAEKDCEAIIAQWQKEGLV is encoded by the coding sequence ATGAAGATCAAGAAAGATTTCAAGCTCCGCGAAATTTGCGGTGAGTATGTGGTAACAGCCGAAGGTATGCAGGCTGTAGACTTTACCAAGTTGATCAGTCTCAATGAAACTGCCGCCTTTCTCTGGAAGACGGCTGAAAAACAGGGCGAATTTACGGCAGCTTCGTTGGCTCAGGCTCTGTGCGATGAGTATGATGTCGTCATGGCTCAGGCAGAAAAAGACTGCGAGGCGATTATTGCCCAGTGGCAGAAAGAGGGACTGGTATGA
- a CDS encoding fumarate hydratase encodes MAKTPDFKYAPMFQIGEDKTEYRLISKEGVSTAEFEGKTILKVSKEALTLLAQQGFHDVEFKLRREHNLQVAKILSDPEASENDKYVALQFLRNAETAVKGILPFCQDTGTAIIHGEKGQRVWTDFEDEEALSLGVYNTFTQDNLRYSQNAPLNMYDEVNTRCNLPAQIDIEATEGDEYRFVMVAKGGGSANKTYFYPMTKATIQNEGTLLPFLVEKMKSLGTAACPPYHIAFVIGGTSAEKNLLTVKLASIKYYDELPTTGDETGRAFRDIDLENKLLKEAHKIGLGAQFGGKYLAHDIRVIRLPRHGASCPIGMGVSCSADRNIKAKINKDGIWLEKMDENPTELIPEELRNPGEGTKGIEIDLDKGIDAVRAELTKYPVSTRVNLKGTIIVARDIAHAKLKARLDAGEEMPEYFKNHPILYAGPAKTPEGYPCGSMGPTTANRMDPYVDEFQDHGASLVMIAKGNRGDVVTEACKKHGGFYLGTIGGVAAVLSKSSIKSIECVEYPELGMEAIWKITVEDFPAFILVDDKGNDFFKQLKPWTPCKECQK; translated from the coding sequence ATGGCAAAAACTCCAGATTTTAAGTATGCTCCAATGTTTCAGATTGGAGAGGACAAGACAGAGTATCGCCTTATCTCTAAGGAAGGCGTAAGCACAGCAGAGTTCGAGGGTAAGACTATCCTCAAGGTTTCTAAGGAAGCTCTTACTTTGCTGGCACAGCAGGGTTTCCACGACGTAGAGTTCAAGCTCCGTCGTGAGCACAACCTCCAGGTGGCTAAGATTCTCAGCGACCCAGAGGCTTCAGAGAACGACAAGTACGTAGCTCTCCAGTTCCTCCGCAATGCAGAAACTGCCGTTAAGGGCATCCTCCCATTCTGCCAGGATACAGGTACTGCTATCATCCACGGTGAGAAGGGCCAGCGTGTATGGACCGATTTCGAGGACGAAGAGGCACTGAGTCTGGGTGTTTACAACACCTTTACACAGGACAACCTCCGCTATTCTCAGAACGCTCCTCTCAATATGTATGATGAGGTGAACACCCGTTGTAACCTGCCTGCCCAGATTGATATCGAGGCTACAGAGGGCGACGAGTACCGCTTCGTGATGGTTGCCAAGGGTGGTGGCTCTGCCAACAAGACCTACTTCTACCCAATGACCAAGGCTACTATCCAGAACGAGGGCACATTGCTCCCATTCCTCGTAGAGAAGATGAAGAGTCTGGGTACAGCAGCATGTCCTCCTTACCACATCGCCTTCGTTATCGGTGGTACTTCAGCAGAGAAGAACCTCCTTACCGTGAAGTTGGCTTCTATCAAGTACTACGACGAGTTGCCTACAACAGGTGATGAGACGGGCCGTGCTTTCCGTGACATCGACTTGGAGAATAAGCTTCTCAAAGAGGCTCACAAGATTGGCTTGGGTGCACAGTTCGGTGGTAAGTATCTTGCTCACGATATCCGTGTCATCCGTCTGCCTCGCCACGGTGCAAGCTGCCCTATCGGTATGGGTGTAAGCTGCTCTGCCGACCGTAACATCAAGGCTAAGATCAACAAGGACGGTATCTGGTTGGAGAAGATGGATGAGAATCCAACAGAGTTGATTCCTGAGGAGCTCCGTAACCCAGGTGAGGGTACCAAGGGTATCGAGATTGACCTTGACAAGGGTATCGACGCAGTTCGTGCTGAGTTGACCAAGTATCCTGTAAGCACCCGTGTTAACTTGAAGGGTACCATCATCGTGGCTCGTGACATCGCTCACGCTAAGCTCAAGGCTCGTCTGGATGCAGGCGAGGAGATGCCTGAGTACTTCAAGAACCACCCTATCCTCTATGCAGGACCAGCCAAGACTCCAGAGGGTTATCCATGTGGCTCTATGGGACCTACCACAGCCAACCGTATGGACCCATACGTAGATGAGTTCCAGGATCATGGCGCTAGCCTTGTAATGATTGCCAAGGGTAACCGTGGCGATGTTGTTACAGAGGCTTGCAAGAAGCATGGTGGTTTCTACCTCGGTACTATCGGTGGTGTAGCTGCCGTTCTCTCTAAGAGTTCTATCAAGAGCATTGAGTGCGTAGAGTACCCAGAGCTCGGTATGGAGGCTATCTGGAAGATTACCGTAGAGGACTTCCCTGCATTCATCCTCGTAGATGATAAGGGCAACGACTTCTTCAAGCAGTTGAAGCCTTGGACTCCTTGCAAGGAATGCCAGAAGTAA
- a CDS encoding S24/S26 family peptidase, whose amino-acid sequence MNTSDSKYKAIAALEQFIREGRPVKFPVKGTSMLPFIVGDRDCVEFYPVEGELKVGDIVMARVEEGYPVVHRIIGIEPVAGAASPASFSADDCRIVLTGDGNLGFKEHCLRKDVIAKAHAVICPDGSRKSLISQKALRNWYRWQRLRPVRRVLLKIIKLYIRLSYKN is encoded by the coding sequence ATGAATACATCCGATTCAAAATATAAGGCAATAGCCGCGCTCGAGCAATTCATCCGTGAAGGTCGTCCTGTCAAGTTTCCGGTCAAAGGAACCAGCATGCTTCCCTTTATCGTAGGTGATAGAGATTGCGTAGAATTCTATCCGGTAGAAGGCGAGTTGAAGGTGGGCGATATTGTGATGGCGAGGGTAGAAGAAGGCTATCCGGTGGTGCATCGCATCATCGGGATAGAGCCTGTTGCAGGAGCAGCTTCCCCCGCATCCTTTTCTGCAGATGATTGCCGTATCGTGCTGACGGGTGATGGAAATCTCGGTTTTAAGGAGCATTGCCTGCGCAAGGATGTCATTGCGAAGGCGCATGCTGTCATCTGTCCCGACGGCAGCCGTAAGAGTCTCATCTCGCAGAAAGCGCTCAGAAACTGGTACAGATGGCAGAGGTTGAGGCCTGTGCGTAGGGTCTTGCTTAAAATAATCAAGCTCTATATCCGTTTATCATATAAAAACTAA
- a CDS encoding ABC transporter ATP-binding protein encodes MRKYALWFFRQMSAVRGRLLLRIIAGLLQVALGLWLVWLCRRFIDVVIWRGNVLRETIVLFSVIALLIALRQLVFYLSGITEVILQNDMRSRLFRFVLGRKLYAVKHQAEAGSGKPASDMLSGDISQRLERDLSSASSVVTDILPTIVVTLVQLFGAFFLMRSIDSILAWSLLVLTPVVAVCAKYLGSRLKKMTLAIREEESSIQMMIQETVEHELTIKTLQAESTVSGRVGSMQQRLHHLVRRRIRFTLISRLLLAFTFSYGYFGAFVYGAIQLKNGLITFGVMTAFLQLVGQIQSPIMSLLGMIPQLIHASASVDRLVEIENTEQEESLSQADASIPLQRACGIRLQDVSYSYPDERKKVVVSHFSYDFRPATSVAIVGETGCGKTTILRLLSSIIQPDSGRIVLYDALGKETEGTGMRSHIVYIEQGNTLMSGTIRDNLLLANPVATDEQLTEALHVACADFVFSLPAGMDTKIGEHATRLSGGQAQRIAIARSLLREGNILLLDEISSSLDAETEKLLFDRLFASYADKTIICVTHRKEVADRCQEQIRL; translated from the coding sequence ATGAGGAAGTATGCACTATGGTTTTTTCGCCAGATGTCTGCTGTCCGGGGACGTTTGCTGTTGCGCATCATCGCCGGTCTTCTGCAGGTAGCATTAGGTTTGTGGCTCGTCTGGCTGTGTCGCCGGTTCATCGATGTGGTGATCTGGCGTGGCAATGTGCTGCGCGAAACCATCGTGCTTTTTTCAGTCATCGCCCTGCTGATAGCCCTTCGCCAGCTGGTATTCTATCTTTCCGGCATCACCGAGGTTATCCTCCAGAATGATATGCGTAGCCGCCTCTTCCGGTTTGTGCTGGGCAGGAAACTCTATGCCGTTAAGCATCAGGCTGAGGCTGGTTCCGGAAAGCCTGCTTCTGATATGCTTTCCGGCGACATCAGCCAGCGTTTGGAGCGCGATCTCTCATCAGCCTCTTCGGTAGTTACGGATATCCTGCCCACAATCGTAGTCACCCTGGTGCAGCTCTTCGGTGCCTTCTTCCTGATGCGTTCTATCGATTCCATTCTGGCATGGAGCCTTCTGGTACTGACACCGGTGGTTGCAGTCTGTGCCAAGTATCTCGGCAGCCGACTCAAGAAGATGACGCTGGCGATACGCGAGGAGGAGAGCAGCATACAAATGATGATTCAGGAGACGGTAGAACATGAACTCACCATCAAGACCTTGCAGGCAGAGAGCACGGTTTCCGGTAGGGTAGGCAGCATGCAGCAGCGTTTGCATCATCTGGTCCGCCGTCGTATCCGTTTTACGTTGATATCCCGTCTGCTCCTGGCTTTCACCTTCAGTTACGGCTATTTCGGAGCCTTTGTCTATGGCGCCATCCAACTCAAGAACGGGTTGATAACCTTTGGTGTGATGACCGCCTTTCTGCAGTTGGTGGGTCAGATACAGAGTCCTATCATGTCGCTCTTGGGCATGATTCCCCAGCTGATTCATGCATCAGCGAGTGTAGACCGGTTGGTAGAGATTGAAAATACCGAACAGGAGGAATCTCTGTCGCAGGCAGATGCTTCTATACCTTTGCAGCGTGCTTGCGGCATCCGTCTTCAGGATGTGAGTTATTCATATCCCGATGAGCGAAAGAAAGTTGTTGTCAGTCATTTCTCTTATGATTTCCGTCCCGCCACATCTGTGGCGATAGTAGGAGAAACCGGTTGTGGCAAGACCACTATCCTGCGTCTCTTGTCGAGTATCATCCAGCCCGATAGCGGAAGGATTGTATTGTATGATGCCCTGGGCAAAGAGACAGAAGGAACTGGCATGCGTTCGCATATCGTGTATATAGAGCAGGGTAATACGCTGATGAGCGGAACCATTCGCGATAATCTTCTTCTTGCCAATCCCGTGGCTACCGATGAGCAGCTTACCGAAGCCCTTCATGTAGCCTGTGCCGATTTCGTATTCAGTTTGCCGGCTGGTATGGATACGAAGATAGGAGAGCATGCCACCCGTTTGAGTGGCGGTCAGGCACAGCGCATCGCCATAGCCCGCAGTCTTTTGCGCGAAGGTAACATTCTGTTGTTGGATGAAATCAGCTCATCGCTGGATGCCGAAACCGAGAAGCTTCTTTTCGACCGCCTCTTTGCTTCGTATGCCGATAAGACAATTATCTGTGTTACGCATAGGAAGGAGGTGGCAGACAGATGCCAGGAGCAGATACGGCTGTGA
- a CDS encoding DUF4954 family protein: MNDYRPLTTEEIEVLKHNDCWAEDWTSVNVSEDFKPNFMHRVMLYGEINIGSFNKNVEVSQGFVKHSGINNATLRNVTIGDDCLIENVGNFINNYTIGDDCYISNISTMETTEGATYGEGNLVSVLNEVGEGNVILFSDLNSQLAAFMVKHFPDKEMKEKIRQLIKTDIDNKMPDRGQIGNNVKIINTKEITNCVINDYCEVNGASRLSDCTLLGSVHGNVYIGTGVITENSIIAEGASVINSVKIQDCFVGEACQLSNGFTASASVFFANSYMSNGEACAAFCGPFTASHHKSSLLIGGMFSFYNAGSATNFSNHAYKMGPMHWGILERGSKTASGAYLLMPATLGSFSVCFGKLMHHPNTRNLPFAYLIADGDKMFLIPGRNITTVGLYRDIKKWPKRDLRAMENRKSIVNFDWLSPYSVGEILKGKKILENLREVTGDNVSQYLYHEYIIPASSLHKGIKYYDIALRIYMGAVLKRVLKRDPAITPPATHVGVGDWDDLSGLLLPVSEEEGIVRDVKEGTIENIEQLLDRFEEINANYRDYQWAWTYQMICDYYGISDITLEDANRIHEDYIKARRSWIAEIRKDAEKEFAMGDVEEEVFRNFVDSLDQEIEYEN, from the coding sequence ATGAATGATTACAGACCTTTAACCACCGAGGAAATCGAGGTGCTTAAACATAACGACTGCTGGGCCGAAGACTGGACCTCAGTCAATGTATCAGAAGATTTTAAGCCCAACTTCATGCACCGCGTGATGCTCTATGGCGAAATAAACATCGGATCCTTCAACAAGAACGTGGAGGTGAGCCAGGGCTTCGTAAAGCATTCGGGCATCAACAATGCCACATTGCGCAATGTAACCATAGGCGACGACTGTCTGATAGAAAACGTAGGCAATTTCATCAACAACTATACCATTGGCGATGATTGCTACATCTCAAACATCTCGACCATGGAAACCACCGAGGGAGCTACTTACGGCGAAGGAAATCTTGTGAGCGTACTCAACGAGGTGGGTGAAGGCAACGTAATCCTCTTCAGCGACCTGAACAGCCAGCTGGCAGCCTTCATGGTGAAGCATTTCCCTGACAAGGAAATGAAGGAGAAGATTCGCCAGCTCATCAAGACCGACATCGACAACAAGATGCCGGATCGGGGCCAGATTGGCAATAATGTGAAGATCATCAATACCAAGGAGATTACCAACTGCGTAATCAATGATTACTGCGAAGTGAACGGTGCTTCCCGTCTGAGCGACTGTACGCTATTGGGCTCTGTTCATGGCAACGTATATATCGGCACAGGCGTTATTACAGAAAACAGTATCATCGCTGAAGGCGCCAGCGTCATCAACAGTGTGAAGATACAGGATTGCTTCGTAGGCGAAGCCTGCCAGCTGTCTAACGGCTTTACCGCATCAGCCTCCGTATTCTTCGCCAACTCCTATATGAGCAATGGCGAGGCTTGTGCAGCCTTCTGCGGTCCTTTCACCGCTTCTCATCATAAGAGCAGTCTGCTTATCGGAGGCATGTTCTCTTTCTATAACGCCGGTTCTGCCACCAACTTCAGCAACCATGCCTACAAGATGGGCCCTATGCACTGGGGCATTCTGGAGCGCGGTTCCAAGACAGCCAGCGGTGCTTATCTCCTGATGCCAGCCACTCTGGGTTCCTTCTCAGTATGCTTCGGCAAGCTGATGCACCACCCTAACACCCGCAACCTGCCTTTCGCCTACCTCATTGCCGATGGCGACAAGATGTTCCTCATCCCGGGCAGAAACATCACTACCGTAGGTCTGTACCGCGACATCAAGAAATGGCCTAAGCGTGATCTCCGTGCTATGGAGAACCGCAAGAGCATCGTCAACTTCGACTGGCTTTCACCTTATTCTGTTGGCGAGATTCTGAAGGGTAAGAAGATTCTTGAAAACCTGCGCGAGGTAACGGGCGATAATGTTTCGCAGTATCTCTATCACGAATATATCATACCGGCTTCATCGCTCCACAAGGGCATCAAATATTATGATATCGCCCTCCGCATCTACATGGGTGCCGTATTGAAGCGTGTACTGAAGCGCGACCCAGCCATCACCCCTCCAGCCACCCATGTCGGCGTGGGCGATTGGGATGATCTTTCGGGACTCCTACTCCCGGTTTCTGAAGAAGAAGGCATCGTTAGGGATGTGAAGGAAGGAACTATCGAGAATATAGAACAGTTGCTCGACCGGTTTGAAGAAATCAATGCCAACTATCGCGACTACCAGTGGGCATGGACCTACCAGATGATCTGCGATTACTACGGCATCAGTGACATTACACTCGAAGATGCCAACCGCATACACGAAGATTATATCAAGGCACGCCGCTCATGGATAGCAGAAATCCGAAAGGATGCTGAGAAAGAATTTGCCATGGGCGATGTGGAGGAAGAGGTTTTCCGCAACTTCGTCGACAGCCTCGACCAGGAAATAGAATACGAGAATTAA